The following coding sequences are from one Onychostoma macrolepis isolate SWU-2019 chromosome 24, ASM1243209v1, whole genome shotgun sequence window:
- the grb7 gene encoding growth factor receptor-bound protein 7 produces the protein MEVEVFRRSMIETVSRRDSVSVKCSPASQNLQMSTPRSIPLTIRNTHSIPAKKEFRASSAPLIPNPFPELCSPTHSPVLTGSLGGRNPPSNSSTHVLRVFGDATHSRSVLVTSGTTAHDVCNMLAQNAHCTDEESWALIEHHSALRLERCLEDHELVVQVQSSWPVESDTKLIFRKNYAKYEFFKKPVLFFPEHMISDSADVTKGITSSELVQNMVKSGSCPEIQGFLHVREGGKKSWKKVYFVLRRSGLYCSNKGQSKEPRHLQFVGDLEDLNVFTVFNGRKLYGAPGEHVFCIKASKDRFRCQDLKLMCADSEQSRTCWITAFRLFKHGKQLQCNYQLSQSSARLHKPSRPDSKYTDREESMVAMDFSGKSGGRVIQNPHEAQNAEQEEGHNWRKREALRHSLPTSGHGSQLSAVHRVQPWFHGGVSRTEAQRLLEEQGQVDGMFLIRDSQLHAQCFVLSLCYNLKTKHYLIIPLEQEDKQYYTMDDGVTLFTDLLQLVEFHQINRGILPVCLKHPCTCIAL, from the exons ATGGAGGTGGAAGTGTTTAGGAGGTCGATGATTGAGACCGTGTCCAGACGAGATTCTGTTTCTGTGAAATGTTCTCCAGCTTCCCAAAACCTTCAGATGTCAACACCTCGATCGATCCCTCTGACCATCAGAAACACCCACAG CATTCCAGCTAAAAAGGAGTTTCGAGCTTCATCTGCACCTTTGATTCCCAATCCGTTTCCGGAGCTCTGCAGCCCAACTCACTCCCCGGTGCTGACTGGATCTCTCGGCGGGAGGAATCCCCCCTCCAACAGCAGCACACAC GTGCTTCGGGTTTTTGGGGATGCCACACACAGTCGGTCAGTGTTGGTGACGTCTGGGACGACGGCACATGATGTCTGTAATATGTTAGCGCAGAACGCACACTGTACGGACGAGGAAAGCTGGGCTCTCATTGAACATCATTCTGCTTTACGCCTGG agcGCTGTCTGGAAGACCATGAGCTTGTGGTGCAGGTTCAGTCATCCTGGCCTGTAGAGAGCGACACAAAGCTGATCTTCCGCAAAAACTATGCCAAGTACGAGTTCTTCAAAAAACCTGTG TTATTTTTCCCGGAGCACATGATCTCTGACAGCGCTGATGTCACTAAAGGCATAACATCATCAGAGCTGGTGCAG AATATGGTGAAGAGCGGTTCCTGTCCAGAGATTCAAGGCTTTCTCCATGTGAGAGAAGGCGGGAAAAAGTCTTGGAAGAAAGTCTATTTCGTTTTACGACGCTCTGGATTGTACTGCTCCAACAAAGGACAATCCAAG GAACCTCGACACCTGCAGTTCGTTGGAGATCTGGAAGATCTGAATGTGTTCACTGTGTTCAATGGCCGTAAACTTTACGGGGCTCCGGGAGAGCATGTCTTCTGCATTAAG GCCTCAAAAGACAGGTTTCGCTGTCAGGATTTGAAGCTGATGTGTGCTGACAGTGAGCAGAGTCGTACGTGCTGGATCACAGCCTTCAGATTGTTTAAG catGGGAAACAGCTCCAGTGTAATTACCAGCTCTCCCAGTCCAGCGCCAGACTTCACAAACCATCACGACCCGACTCCAAG TATACAGACCGGGAGGAGTCGATGGTGGCCATGGATTTTTCAGGGAAGAGCGGCGGTCGAGTGATTCAGAATCCACATGAGGCCCAGAATGCAGAGCAGGAGGAAGGACACAACTGGcgg aAGAGAGAAGCGTTACGTCACAGTTTACCCACCAGCGGTCACGGGTCACAGCTGTCTG CGGTTCATCGGGTTCAGCCGTGGTTCCATGGGGGCGTGTCTCGAACTGAAGCTCAAAGGCTATTGGAGGAGCAGGGTCAGGTGGATGG GATGTTTTTGATCCGTGACAGTCAGCTTCACGCGCAGTGCTTTGTGTTGTCCTTGTGTTATAACCTGAAGACCAAACACTACCTCATCATTCCC tTAGAGCAAGAAGATAAACAGTACTACACTATGGACGATGGCGTCACACTGTTTACAGATCTGCTGCAGTTGGTGGAGTTTCACCAGATCAACCGCGGCATCTTACCTGTGTGTCTCAAACACCCCTGCACTTGCATTGCACTCTAA
- the LOC131532978 gene encoding uncharacterized protein LOC131532978 isoform X2 encodes MAIPTMTDSSRLTEVSTLAYLDERTSTSDTECGEEPDLQPRALEEPQAAGAEDTGISDIVSRGKEDNNIQSCISSRSDAEREKKSTACCFRKRHRKHQTEVKDTVKTRETCRKDRARMIRKSPVISDQKTRGSSRCSKDQDVFSSTPERLSRPQQVTPDLHLWKCPQDAGGSRLCLHKLEVNFPSTFESRSLISDAVEPNLDSEFAYIYAESIKGCDSSCCTTPGDCITHNPLVKTERDCFEEESEDSDWDLYMSAYSTAAIAGSRLNAGHFGSLLDDFDLTCIYTDWEWRETEQGYSPAKAERGSESSCYTADHDSYCNTDRQTSSSDSDGCHLEALGEITCPDGWPEVFLPGSEGCFDCWDVVEDVCRDTESDSESFCSRRDTGELRGAVVTQMDRRHFSEFFCEMIKEVTQEKDTEKMNVNEGFLFHPKQFLQVKNSEYREGREYSFLRHIQNGSYGDVFSIRDKQTGFTCAAKKIPLCSFRWEEVETWSRMESPRVLQLYGAVREGPNVILFMDLKRGSLAQLLRVKGRLSEELALYYHSQVLQALQHLHSRHVVHLDVKVDNVLLSEDGRQCFLCDFGLSETLNQGGYSTKTFRGNILRGTESHMPPEVARGDPRSAKADVWSSCCMLLHMLNGHQPWTRYYPHPLYLKIVSEPPPLWEIPSDCDPLTCDVIKGGLVKEPRERHSASELLQKTVKALRTVCVLSGPEESAKQHSASAFEDCPDVNLHETPVPSITETPVKTSPPGFPEDLSAPTIHWVSTWRQTAPNEDDSDSTAEESEWDEDADMNRLRRDKMSSWMDRYWGEEENNEEQNFSEDDRALESDEDTSQISENVKVTDQTVAEESKTDHFTEKRVVFGGCGEYDRSLLEESESWDGEIRSVVDDEEVESDLESLRELGSDWAQEWEPFLQLQTLYRPEEAELQSEDSYSESEEESVMLRESEQKGTSLPDSHGPQPFTCTICCDSEQDLSDEDSDDLSSGVFSSCSTADNQSFNVDWSVSTDQTPSCYFEGLGVDIWVEDVSGESLKIRERPQVKIGHIAVGISEQISLRTFSLATLDGRLVSPDTEVCESGMWLQCVPAPDGSPSWDWRVRDGKLELQEYDEHSDTCSTVAL; translated from the exons ATGGCCATACCGACCATGACTGACTCCAGCAGGCTTACTGAGGTGTCCACACTGGCTTATCTGGATGAACGGACCTCAACGTCAGACACAGAGTGTGGAGAAGAGCCTGATCTCCAGCCAAGAGCTCTGGAGGAACCTCAGGCAGCGGGTGCAGAAGACACTGGAATATCAGACATCGTGTCGAGGG GTAAAGAAGACAACAACATCCAGTCGTGCATCAGCAGCAG GTCAGatgcagaaagagagaagaaaTCTACTGCTTGCTGCTTCAGAAAACGTCACAGGAAACACCAAACCGAGGTTAAAGACACGGTGAAAACAAGGGAGACGTGTAGAAAAGACAGAGCAAGAATGATCagaaaatctccagtcatttCTGACCAGAAGACCAGGGGGTCCTCAAGATGCTCCAAAGATCAAGACGTGTTCTCCTCAACTCCAGAGCGATTATCCCGACCTCAGCAGGTCACTCCAGATCTCCATCTGTGGAAATGTCCTCAAGATGCTGGTGGTTCCCGTCTCTGCCTTCACAAGCTGGAGGTCAACTTTCCTTCGACCTTTGAGTCTCGCAGTTTGATATCTGACGCTGTGGAACCAAACCTCGACTCTGAGTTTGCATATATTTACGCTGAAAGCATCAAAGGATGCGACTCTTCCTGTTGCACTACTCCAGGAGACTGTATTACCCACAATCCCCTTGTCAAAACTGAACGAGACTGCTTTGAGGAAGAATCTGAAGACTCAGATTGGGATTTATACATGTCTGCTTACAGTACAGCGGCTATTGCAGGTTCCAGATTGAACGCTGGTCACTTTGGGTCTTTACTAGATgactttgacttgacttgtattTATACAGACTGGGAATGGAGAGAAACCGAGCAGGGTTACAGTCCAGCCAAAGCGGAGAGGGGCTCTGAGAGTTCATGTTACACCGCCGACCACGACTCTTACTGTAACACAGACAGACAAACCAGCAGCTCGGATTCAGACGGCTGCCATTTAGAGGCTCTCGGTGAAATAACATGTCCAGATGGATGGCCTGAAGTGTTTCTGCCAGGGTCTGAGGGCTGCTTTGACTGCTGGGATGTAGTTGAAGACGTCTGCAGAGACACTGAGAGCGATTCTGAGTCTTTTTGCTCCAGACGGGATACAGGTGAACTGAGGGGTGCAGTCGTGACTCAAATGGACCGCCGGCATTTCTCTGAATTTTTCTGTGAAATGATTAAAGAAGTGACGCAGGAGAAAGACACggagaaaatgaatgtaaaCGAGGGGTTTCTGTTCCACCCCAAGCAG TTCCTCCAGGTCAAGAACTCAGAATATCGAGAGGGTCGTGAATATTCATTTCTCCGTCACATTCAAAACGGCTCATATGGAGACGTCTTCAGCATTCGGGACAAACAAACAGGATTTACATGTGCCGCCAAAAAG ATTCCCCTTTGTAGTTTTAGGTGGGAGGAAGTGGAAACGTGGAGCAGGATGGAGTCTCCTCGTGTCCTCCAGTTGTATGGGGCCGTGAGAGAAGGACCCAATGTGATTCTCTTCATGGACCTGAAAAGAG GTTCTTTAGCTCAGTTGCTGAGAGTGAAGGGTCGTCTGTCTGAAGAGCTGGCTCTGTATTATCATTCTCAGGTCCTGCAGGCTCTCCAGCACCTGCACAGCAGACACGTCGTACACCTGGATGTCAAAG TTGACAACGTGTTGCTGTCTGAGGATGGCAGACAGTGTTTCCTCTGTGATTTTGGACTCTCTGAGACACTCAATCAGGGTGGATACAGCACCAAAACCTTCAGAG GGAACATTCTGCGTGGCACTGAGTCTCATATGCCGCCGGAGGTGGCGAGGGGTGATCCTCGCTCTGCTAAAGCTGACGTCTGGAGCAGCTGCTGTATGTTACTGCACATGCTCAACGGACACCAGCCCTGGACGCGATATTACCCTCATCCTCTCTATCTGAAG ATTGTGAGTGAGCCGCCTCCTTTATGGGAGATTCCATCTGACTGTGACCCGCTGACCTGTGATGTCATCAAAGGGGGACTGGTTAAGGAGCCGAGAGAGAGACATTCGGCATCAGAACTGCTTCAAAAGACTGTGAAAGCACTCAGAACAG tATGTGTGCTCTCTGGTCCTGAGGAATCAGCTAAACAGCATTCAGCATCTGCATTCGAGGACTGTCCGGATGTGAACCTGCATGAGACGCCTGTCCCATCCATCACGGAAACTCCAGTGAAAACAAGTCCTCCAGGCTTCCCAGAAGACCTCTCAGCACCCACAATCCACTGGGTGAGCACATGGAGGCAGACGGCACCAAACGAGGATGATTCTGACTCCACGGCGGAGGAGAGCGAGTGGGATGAAGATGCAGATATGAACAGACTAAGAAGAGACAAGATGAGCAGCTGGATGGACAGATACTGGGGTGAGGAGGAAAATAACGAGGAACAAAACTTTTCAGAAGATGACAGAGCGCTCGAATCTGATGAAGACACATCGCAGATCAGTGAAAATGTCAAAGTGACAGATCAAACGGTGGCTGAAGAAAGCAAAACTGATCATTTCACTGAAAAAAGAGTTGTGTTTGGGGGATGCGGTGAATATGACAGAAGTCTTTTAGAGGAATCAGAGAGCTGGGATGGAGAGATCCGAAGCGTTGTGGACGATGAAGAGGTGGAGAGTGATTTGGAGAGCCTTCGAGAGCTTGGCAGCGATTGGGCGCAGGAGTGGGAACCGTTTCTACAGCTCCAGACACTTTATCGCCCAGAAGAAGCTGAACTGCAGAGCGAAGACAGCTATTCGGAGTCTGAAGAAGAGTCGGTCATGCTGAGGGAGAGTG AACAAAAAGGCACAAGTTTACCTGATTCTCATGGACCTCAACCTTTCACCTGCACCATCTGCTGTGACTCTGAGCAAGACCTTAGTGATGAG GACTCTGATGATTTAAGCTCGGGGGTCTTTTCCTCCTGTAGCACCGCAGATAATCAAAGCTTCAATGTGGATTGGTCAGTGTCAACTGATCAGACGCCTTCTTGCTACTTTGAAG GTCTTGGCGTGGATATATGGGTTGAAGATGTAAGCGGAGAGAGTTTAAAGATCAGAGAGAGGCCACAGGTGAAAATCGGACACATTGCTGTGGGAATCAGTGAACAG ATATCTTTGAGGACCTTCAGTTTGGCCACCCTAGACGGGCGGCTGGTGTCTCCGGACACAGAAGTGTGCGAGTCGGGCATGTGGTTGCAGTGCGTTCCTGCTCCTGACGGCAGTCCCAGCTGGGATTGGAGGGTCAGAGACGGAAAGCTGGAGCTGCAAGAATATGATGAACATTCAGATACCTGCTCAACAGTGGCACTCTAG
- the LOC131532978 gene encoding uncharacterized protein LOC131532978 isoform X1 produces the protein MAIPTMTDSSRLTEVSTLAYLDERTSTSDTECGEEPDLQPRALEEPQAAGAEDTGISDIVSRGERGKEDNNIQSCISSRSDAEREKKSTACCFRKRHRKHQTEVKDTVKTRETCRKDRARMIRKSPVISDQKTRGSSRCSKDQDVFSSTPERLSRPQQVTPDLHLWKCPQDAGGSRLCLHKLEVNFPSTFESRSLISDAVEPNLDSEFAYIYAESIKGCDSSCCTTPGDCITHNPLVKTERDCFEEESEDSDWDLYMSAYSTAAIAGSRLNAGHFGSLLDDFDLTCIYTDWEWRETEQGYSPAKAERGSESSCYTADHDSYCNTDRQTSSSDSDGCHLEALGEITCPDGWPEVFLPGSEGCFDCWDVVEDVCRDTESDSESFCSRRDTGELRGAVVTQMDRRHFSEFFCEMIKEVTQEKDTEKMNVNEGFLFHPKQFLQVKNSEYREGREYSFLRHIQNGSYGDVFSIRDKQTGFTCAAKKIPLCSFRWEEVETWSRMESPRVLQLYGAVREGPNVILFMDLKRGSLAQLLRVKGRLSEELALYYHSQVLQALQHLHSRHVVHLDVKVDNVLLSEDGRQCFLCDFGLSETLNQGGYSTKTFRGNILRGTESHMPPEVARGDPRSAKADVWSSCCMLLHMLNGHQPWTRYYPHPLYLKIVSEPPPLWEIPSDCDPLTCDVIKGGLVKEPRERHSASELLQKTVKALRTVCVLSGPEESAKQHSASAFEDCPDVNLHETPVPSITETPVKTSPPGFPEDLSAPTIHWVSTWRQTAPNEDDSDSTAEESEWDEDADMNRLRRDKMSSWMDRYWGEEENNEEQNFSEDDRALESDEDTSQISENVKVTDQTVAEESKTDHFTEKRVVFGGCGEYDRSLLEESESWDGEIRSVVDDEEVESDLESLRELGSDWAQEWEPFLQLQTLYRPEEAELQSEDSYSESEEESVMLRESEQKGTSLPDSHGPQPFTCTICCDSEQDLSDEDSDDLSSGVFSSCSTADNQSFNVDWSVSTDQTPSCYFEGLGVDIWVEDVSGESLKIRERPQVKIGHIAVGISEQISLRTFSLATLDGRLVSPDTEVCESGMWLQCVPAPDGSPSWDWRVRDGKLELQEYDEHSDTCSTVAL, from the exons ATGGCCATACCGACCATGACTGACTCCAGCAGGCTTACTGAGGTGTCCACACTGGCTTATCTGGATGAACGGACCTCAACGTCAGACACAGAGTGTGGAGAAGAGCCTGATCTCCAGCCAAGAGCTCTGGAGGAACCTCAGGCAGCGGGTGCAGAAGACACTGGAATATCAGACATCGTGTCGAGGGGTGAGAGAG GTAAAGAAGACAACAACATCCAGTCGTGCATCAGCAGCAG GTCAGatgcagaaagagagaagaaaTCTACTGCTTGCTGCTTCAGAAAACGTCACAGGAAACACCAAACCGAGGTTAAAGACACGGTGAAAACAAGGGAGACGTGTAGAAAAGACAGAGCAAGAATGATCagaaaatctccagtcatttCTGACCAGAAGACCAGGGGGTCCTCAAGATGCTCCAAAGATCAAGACGTGTTCTCCTCAACTCCAGAGCGATTATCCCGACCTCAGCAGGTCACTCCAGATCTCCATCTGTGGAAATGTCCTCAAGATGCTGGTGGTTCCCGTCTCTGCCTTCACAAGCTGGAGGTCAACTTTCCTTCGACCTTTGAGTCTCGCAGTTTGATATCTGACGCTGTGGAACCAAACCTCGACTCTGAGTTTGCATATATTTACGCTGAAAGCATCAAAGGATGCGACTCTTCCTGTTGCACTACTCCAGGAGACTGTATTACCCACAATCCCCTTGTCAAAACTGAACGAGACTGCTTTGAGGAAGAATCTGAAGACTCAGATTGGGATTTATACATGTCTGCTTACAGTACAGCGGCTATTGCAGGTTCCAGATTGAACGCTGGTCACTTTGGGTCTTTACTAGATgactttgacttgacttgtattTATACAGACTGGGAATGGAGAGAAACCGAGCAGGGTTACAGTCCAGCCAAAGCGGAGAGGGGCTCTGAGAGTTCATGTTACACCGCCGACCACGACTCTTACTGTAACACAGACAGACAAACCAGCAGCTCGGATTCAGACGGCTGCCATTTAGAGGCTCTCGGTGAAATAACATGTCCAGATGGATGGCCTGAAGTGTTTCTGCCAGGGTCTGAGGGCTGCTTTGACTGCTGGGATGTAGTTGAAGACGTCTGCAGAGACACTGAGAGCGATTCTGAGTCTTTTTGCTCCAGACGGGATACAGGTGAACTGAGGGGTGCAGTCGTGACTCAAATGGACCGCCGGCATTTCTCTGAATTTTTCTGTGAAATGATTAAAGAAGTGACGCAGGAGAAAGACACggagaaaatgaatgtaaaCGAGGGGTTTCTGTTCCACCCCAAGCAG TTCCTCCAGGTCAAGAACTCAGAATATCGAGAGGGTCGTGAATATTCATTTCTCCGTCACATTCAAAACGGCTCATATGGAGACGTCTTCAGCATTCGGGACAAACAAACAGGATTTACATGTGCCGCCAAAAAG ATTCCCCTTTGTAGTTTTAGGTGGGAGGAAGTGGAAACGTGGAGCAGGATGGAGTCTCCTCGTGTCCTCCAGTTGTATGGGGCCGTGAGAGAAGGACCCAATGTGATTCTCTTCATGGACCTGAAAAGAG GTTCTTTAGCTCAGTTGCTGAGAGTGAAGGGTCGTCTGTCTGAAGAGCTGGCTCTGTATTATCATTCTCAGGTCCTGCAGGCTCTCCAGCACCTGCACAGCAGACACGTCGTACACCTGGATGTCAAAG TTGACAACGTGTTGCTGTCTGAGGATGGCAGACAGTGTTTCCTCTGTGATTTTGGACTCTCTGAGACACTCAATCAGGGTGGATACAGCACCAAAACCTTCAGAG GGAACATTCTGCGTGGCACTGAGTCTCATATGCCGCCGGAGGTGGCGAGGGGTGATCCTCGCTCTGCTAAAGCTGACGTCTGGAGCAGCTGCTGTATGTTACTGCACATGCTCAACGGACACCAGCCCTGGACGCGATATTACCCTCATCCTCTCTATCTGAAG ATTGTGAGTGAGCCGCCTCCTTTATGGGAGATTCCATCTGACTGTGACCCGCTGACCTGTGATGTCATCAAAGGGGGACTGGTTAAGGAGCCGAGAGAGAGACATTCGGCATCAGAACTGCTTCAAAAGACTGTGAAAGCACTCAGAACAG tATGTGTGCTCTCTGGTCCTGAGGAATCAGCTAAACAGCATTCAGCATCTGCATTCGAGGACTGTCCGGATGTGAACCTGCATGAGACGCCTGTCCCATCCATCACGGAAACTCCAGTGAAAACAAGTCCTCCAGGCTTCCCAGAAGACCTCTCAGCACCCACAATCCACTGGGTGAGCACATGGAGGCAGACGGCACCAAACGAGGATGATTCTGACTCCACGGCGGAGGAGAGCGAGTGGGATGAAGATGCAGATATGAACAGACTAAGAAGAGACAAGATGAGCAGCTGGATGGACAGATACTGGGGTGAGGAGGAAAATAACGAGGAACAAAACTTTTCAGAAGATGACAGAGCGCTCGAATCTGATGAAGACACATCGCAGATCAGTGAAAATGTCAAAGTGACAGATCAAACGGTGGCTGAAGAAAGCAAAACTGATCATTTCACTGAAAAAAGAGTTGTGTTTGGGGGATGCGGTGAATATGACAGAAGTCTTTTAGAGGAATCAGAGAGCTGGGATGGAGAGATCCGAAGCGTTGTGGACGATGAAGAGGTGGAGAGTGATTTGGAGAGCCTTCGAGAGCTTGGCAGCGATTGGGCGCAGGAGTGGGAACCGTTTCTACAGCTCCAGACACTTTATCGCCCAGAAGAAGCTGAACTGCAGAGCGAAGACAGCTATTCGGAGTCTGAAGAAGAGTCGGTCATGCTGAGGGAGAGTG AACAAAAAGGCACAAGTTTACCTGATTCTCATGGACCTCAACCTTTCACCTGCACCATCTGCTGTGACTCTGAGCAAGACCTTAGTGATGAG GACTCTGATGATTTAAGCTCGGGGGTCTTTTCCTCCTGTAGCACCGCAGATAATCAAAGCTTCAATGTGGATTGGTCAGTGTCAACTGATCAGACGCCTTCTTGCTACTTTGAAG GTCTTGGCGTGGATATATGGGTTGAAGATGTAAGCGGAGAGAGTTTAAAGATCAGAGAGAGGCCACAGGTGAAAATCGGACACATTGCTGTGGGAATCAGTGAACAG ATATCTTTGAGGACCTTCAGTTTGGCCACCCTAGACGGGCGGCTGGTGTCTCCGGACACAGAAGTGTGCGAGTCGGGCATGTGGTTGCAGTGCGTTCCTGCTCCTGACGGCAGTCCCAGCTGGGATTGGAGGGTCAGAGACGGAAAGCTGGAGCTGCAAGAATATGATGAACATTCAGATACCTGCTCAACAGTGGCACTCTAG
- the arf2b gene encoding ADP-ribosylation factor 2b: protein MGNVFANLFKGLFGKKEMRILMVGLDAAGKTTILYKLKLGEIVTTIPTIGFNVETVEYKNISFTVWDVGGQDKIRPLWRHYFQNTQGLIFVVDSNDRERVNEAREELTRMLAEDELRDAVLLVFANKQDLPNAMNAAEITDKLGLHALRHRNWYIQATCATSGDGLYEGLDWLSNQLKNQK, encoded by the exons ATGGGGAATGTCTTTGCGAACCTGTTTAAGGGTTTGTTTGGGAAGAAGGAGATGAGAATTCTCATGGTCGGTCTTGATGCCGCCGGTAAAACCACCATCCTGTACAAACTCAAGCTGGGAGAAATAGTTACCACCATTCCCACTATTG GTTTTAATGTAGAGACGGTAGAGTATAAGAATATCAGTTTCACAGTTTGGGATGTTGGTGGCCAAGACAAAATCAGACCTCTTTGGAGGCACTACTTCCAGAACACTCAAG GTCTGATCTTCGTAGTGGATAGTAATGACAGGGAACGAGTTAATGAAGCCAGAGAGGAATTGACGAGAATGTTAGCAGAAGACGAGTTGCGTGATGCTGTCCTTCTTGTTTTTGCAAACAAACAG GACCTTCCCAATGCCATGAACGCAGCTGAGATCACAGACAAACTGGGCCTTCACGCCCTCCGTCATCGTAACTGGTACATCCAGGCCACCTGCGCCACCAGCGGAGACGGGCTCTACGAGGGGCTGGACTGGCTCTCCAATCAGCTAAAAAATCAGAAATGA